One Schistocerca cancellata isolate TAMUIC-IGC-003103 chromosome 1, iqSchCanc2.1, whole genome shotgun sequence genomic region harbors:
- the LOC126184440 gene encoding splicing factor 3B subunit 6, translating into MATLALMQRRANVRLPPEVNRILYIRNLPYKITAEEMYDIFGKYGAIRQIRVGNTPETRGTAFVVYEDIFDAKNACDHLSGFNVCNRYLVVLYYQSNKAFKRLDIDKKKEELDKMKMKYGINTEEKK; encoded by the exons GTTCGCCTTCCACCAGAAGTAAATAGAATCCTATACATAAGAAATTTGCCTTACAAAATTACAGCTGAAGAGATGTATGATATATTTGGCAAGTATGGAGCAATAAGGCAAATACGTGT AGGAAACACACCTGAAACGAGAGGAACAGCATTTGTGGTTTATGAAGATATTTTTGATGCAAAAAATGCATGTGACCACTTATCAGGATTCAATGTCTGTAACAGATACCTTGTTGTATTATATTATCAG TCCAACAAAGCATTCAAGCGCCTGGATATTGATAAGAAGAAAGAAGAGTTGGATAAGATGAAAATGAAGTATGGAATTAATACAGAAGAGAAGAAGTAA